The following are from one region of the Candidatus Polarisedimenticolia bacterium genome:
- a CDS encoding ATP-binding protein, giving the protein MARSPDPPNRAPVSRIRVDRLVRSSILVLLLVFLVGSVLLRKATHFSWIYITNSVLLSSLFLINAILILTLVTLLMRNLIKALVERRRGILGSRFRTKLVFSLLMLWLLPSMIIFWAALHLIQRSVDRWFNDPMDRLTDASQQIVETYYGDARKRGAAFAAEVARRLEEGGQAVPQARAGIHEALGVLLREYHLDLVALDAGRDPPFLVVDPHVPATGDLREIPANLRLQAFRGEPFTWMSEYRGGMLIRCGHPVRAGGEGAPQAVAIVGIFVPRDLARLAAYVSRSNEDYRQIRAQKGLIKRIYILVFALITLVVLFSVTWIGLYLARRITDPIQSLLHGTREISSGNLEHRVEVDAGDELGILVDSFNRMTAELKAGKETIERRNLELSASNRELMERRRYIETLLDSVTVGVVSSDREGRVTTVNRATLRLLSLDPAAGLVGRPLKDLLPPEGSRAIEDLVAEALSGGGQSAARGLELSIAGKTCSLAISATSMRDEAGNPIGVLLVLEDLTDLTRAQKIAAWREVARRLAHEIKNPLTPIQLSAERIRKKYAERGGGLDEIVEEGTAAIVREVATLKNLVDEFTRFARLPAPHPVATRIEEVIAASLSLYNGVHSKVTIRPVCDPGLPPVLLDPDQIKRVLVNLLDNAVEAMGGQGTVTVEARRDPSGAVRLEVADDGPGIRKEDRDRLFLPYFSTKKKGTGLGLAIVHRIVSDHHGRIRVEDNAPRGARFVIELPAAAA; this is encoded by the coding sequence TTGGCCCGAAGCCCTGATCCTCCGAACCGCGCGCCGGTCTCCCGCATCAGGGTCGATCGCCTGGTCCGGTCGAGCATTCTGGTTCTGCTGCTGGTGTTCCTTGTCGGGTCCGTCCTGCTGCGCAAGGCCACCCATTTCTCGTGGATCTACATCACCAATTCGGTCCTCCTGTCGTCGCTGTTCCTGATCAACGCCATCCTGATCCTCACCCTCGTGACGCTCCTGATGCGCAACCTCATCAAGGCGCTGGTGGAGCGCCGGCGCGGCATCCTCGGATCGCGGTTCAGGACCAAGCTGGTCTTCTCCCTTCTGATGCTGTGGCTGCTCCCCTCGATGATCATCTTCTGGGCCGCGCTGCACCTGATCCAGAGGAGCGTCGACCGCTGGTTCAATGATCCGATGGACCGGCTGACCGACGCCTCGCAGCAGATTGTCGAGACCTATTACGGCGACGCCCGGAAGCGCGGTGCGGCGTTCGCGGCCGAAGTGGCCCGTCGGCTGGAGGAAGGAGGACAGGCGGTCCCGCAGGCGCGCGCGGGCATTCATGAGGCCCTGGGAGTCCTCCTGCGCGAGTACCACCTCGATCTCGTGGCCCTCGACGCGGGGCGCGATCCCCCGTTTCTCGTGGTCGACCCGCACGTGCCCGCCACGGGGGATCTGCGGGAGATCCCGGCCAACCTCCGGCTGCAGGCGTTCCGCGGCGAGCCGTTCACGTGGATGTCGGAGTACCGCGGCGGGATGCTCATTCGCTGCGGCCACCCGGTGCGCGCCGGAGGGGAGGGGGCGCCCCAGGCCGTGGCGATCGTCGGCATCTTCGTGCCGCGCGACCTCGCGCGGCTGGCGGCGTACGTGTCGCGCAGCAACGAGGACTACCGCCAGATCCGCGCCCAGAAGGGGTTGATCAAACGGATCTACATCCTGGTGTTCGCCCTCATCACCCTGGTGGTCCTGTTCTCGGTCACGTGGATCGGTCTCTACCTGGCCCGCCGCATCACCGATCCGATCCAGTCGCTCCTGCACGGGACGCGCGAGATCTCCTCGGGCAACCTCGAGCACCGGGTCGAGGTCGACGCGGGAGACGAGCTGGGGATCCTGGTCGACTCGTTCAACCGCATGACCGCGGAGCTGAAGGCGGGGAAGGAGACCATCGAGCGGCGCAACCTCGAGCTCTCGGCGAGCAACCGCGAGCTGATGGAGCGCCGGCGGTACATCGAGACGCTTCTGGACAGCGTCACGGTCGGCGTCGTGTCGAGCGATCGCGAAGGTCGGGTCACCACGGTCAACCGCGCGACGCTGCGCCTTCTGTCGCTCGACCCCGCGGCGGGCCTCGTCGGCCGGCCTTTGAAGGACCTCCTGCCCCCGGAGGGGAGCCGGGCGATCGAGGATCTGGTCGCGGAGGCGCTCTCCGGCGGCGGGCAATCGGCCGCGCGCGGACTCGAGCTGTCCATCGCCGGCAAGACCTGCTCCCTCGCCATCAGCGCCACGTCCATGCGCGACGAGGCGGGCAATCCCATCGGCGTCCTGCTCGTTCTCGAGGACCTGACCGACCTGACGCGGGCGCAGAAGATCGCCGCCTGGCGCGAGGTGGCCCGCCGCCTGGCGCACGAGATCAAGAACCCGCTGACTCCGATCCAGCTCTCGGCGGAGCGGATCCGGAAGAAGTATGCGGAGCGCGGCGGCGGACTGGATGAGATCGTGGAGGAGGGGACCGCGGCCATCGTGCGGGAGGTCGCCACGCTCAAGAACCTGGTGGACGAGTTCACCCGGTTCGCGCGCCTGCCGGCGCCGCACCCCGTCGCCACCCGCATCGAGGAGGTCATCGCGGCGTCGCTCTCCCTCTACAACGGGGTGCATTCGAAGGTGACCATCCGGCCGGTGTGCGACCCCGGCCTCCCGCCGGTGCTCCTGGACCCCGACCAGATCAAGCGTGTCCTGGTGAACCTTCTCGACAACGCCGTCGAGGCGATGGGTGGGCAGGGGACGGTCACGGTCGAGGCCCGGCGCGATCCGTCGGGCGCCGTCCGTCTGGAGGTGGCGGACGACGGCCCCGGAATCCGCAAGGAGGACCGCGATCGCCTGTTCCTGCCGTACTTCTCGACGAAGAAGAAAGGGACCGGCCTCGGCCTGGCCATCGTCCACCGCATCGTCTCCGATCACCACGGGCGCATCCGGGTCGAGGACAATGCGCCGCGCGGCGCCCGCTTCGTCATCGAGCTGCCGGCCGCCGCGGCGTGA
- a CDS encoding sigma-54 dependent transcriptional regulator → MAKERVLVVDDEEGVRNSLRNILKDESYTVDVAESGERCLQMVRSVPYHAVLLDVWLPGRDGLSILEDVLAQPYPPRVIMISGHADVPLAHRAGRLGAFDFIEKPLSLEKVALTLRNAVADKKKDERIQQLREQLQESVTLIGDSRPISDLRQQIEVTAPTNGRVLIFGENGTGKELVARAVHALSERRGEPFVEMNCAAIPEELIESELFGHVRGAFTGATEGKPGRFVLADGGTLFLDEIGDMSLRTQAKVLRVLQEQAFEPVGGTTLRVDVRVIAATNKDLKAEIAAGRFREDLYFRLNVVPLRVPPLRERAEDVPPLARHFVEQFSRAYGRVKRLAPDAVAALQEYRWPGNVRELKNVIERLVILAPEDSIGLADVRRMMGPDSAPVPDAFRGAPSLREGRENFERQFILSRLQEAGGNVVRAAELLGLERSNLYRKMRALGIRGGDLNS, encoded by the coding sequence ATGGCCAAGGAGCGGGTCCTCGTCGTCGATGACGAGGAGGGAGTGCGCAACTCCCTGCGCAACATCCTGAAGGACGAGAGCTACACGGTCGACGTGGCGGAGTCCGGGGAGCGCTGTCTGCAGATGGTGCGCTCGGTGCCGTACCATGCCGTGCTGCTCGACGTGTGGCTTCCGGGACGCGACGGCCTCTCGATCCTGGAAGACGTCCTGGCGCAGCCCTACCCGCCGCGGGTCATCATGATCTCCGGCCACGCCGACGTCCCCCTGGCCCACCGGGCCGGGCGCCTGGGGGCGTTCGACTTCATCGAGAAGCCCCTGTCGCTCGAGAAGGTGGCCCTGACGCTCCGGAACGCCGTGGCCGACAAGAAGAAGGACGAGCGCATCCAGCAACTGCGCGAGCAGCTGCAGGAGAGCGTGACGCTCATCGGCGACAGCCGCCCGATTTCGGATCTCAGACAGCAGATTGAAGTCACCGCCCCCACCAACGGGCGCGTGCTGATCTTCGGCGAGAACGGCACCGGCAAGGAGCTGGTGGCGCGCGCGGTCCACGCCCTGTCGGAGCGCCGCGGCGAGCCGTTCGTCGAGATGAACTGCGCCGCCATCCCGGAGGAGCTGATCGAGAGCGAGCTCTTCGGCCACGTCAGGGGCGCCTTCACCGGGGCGACCGAAGGCAAGCCGGGGCGGTTCGTCCTGGCGGACGGCGGCACGCTGTTTCTGGACGAGATCGGCGACATGTCGCTGCGCACGCAGGCCAAGGTGCTGAGGGTGCTGCAGGAGCAGGCATTCGAGCCGGTGGGCGGAACGACGCTGCGCGTGGACGTCCGGGTGATCGCGGCCACCAACAAGGATCTCAAGGCGGAGATCGCCGCCGGCCGTTTCCGTGAGGATCTGTACTTCCGCCTCAACGTCGTGCCGCTGCGCGTGCCGCCGCTCCGGGAGCGCGCGGAGGACGTCCCGCCTTTGGCGCGGCACTTCGTGGAGCAGTTCTCGCGCGCCTACGGGCGCGTCAAGAGGCTCGCACCCGACGCCGTCGCCGCGCTGCAGGAGTATCGCTGGCCCGGAAACGTGCGCGAGCTGAAAAACGTCATCGAGCGGCTGGTGATCCTGGCCCCGGAGGACAGCATCGGCCTCGCGGACGTCCGCCGGATGATGGGGCCGGACTCGGCCCCCGTGCCCGACGCGTTTCGCGGCGCTCCGTCCCTGCGGGAGGGGCGGGAGAACTTCGAGCGTCAGTTCATCCTGAGCCGGCTCCAGGAGGCGGGCGGGAACGTCGTGCGCGCCGCCGAGCTGCTCGGCCTCGAGCGTAGCAATCTGTACCGAAAAATGCGCGCCCTGGGCATCCGCGGCGGCGATCTGAACTCTTGA
- a CDS encoding Rrf2 family transcriptional regulator, with translation MQLTKGVEYGIEGILYLARRCDDEPALIREISRATAIPETFLSKIFQRLAMHGIIRSRRGFRGGFRLARPAGRISLREIVEAVQGPIEFHRCLDHLRARGRRHRCHVRRVFRKVQRKVASILEQTTLEDILQATS, from the coding sequence ATGCAGCTGACCAAGGGCGTCGAGTACGGCATCGAGGGGATCCTGTACCTGGCGCGCCGTTGCGACGATGAGCCGGCGCTGATCCGTGAAATCTCGCGCGCCACGGCGATTCCCGAGACGTTTCTCTCGAAGATTTTCCAGAGGCTAGCGATGCACGGCATCATCCGGTCCCGCCGCGGCTTCCGCGGGGGCTTCCGGCTGGCCCGTCCGGCGGGGCGGATCTCGCTCCGCGAGATCGTCGAGGCGGTCCAGGGCCCGATCGAGTTCCATCGCTGTCTCGATCACTTGAGAGCGCGCGGCAGGCGCCATCGCTGCCACGTGCGGCGCGTGTTCAGAAAGGTCCAGAGGAAGGTCGCCTCCATTCTTGAGCAGACCACATTGGAGGACATCCTGCAGGCGACCTCATAG
- a CDS encoding PHP-associated domain-containing protein, whose amino-acid sequence MDLVTLTDVDTLDGCLRFLDSHPGATDFFVSEEAFAVEPVTGAAVGILLFDIDEAQHREVRRLKGDLHDVAAYVRSEGILASLGSLLGVLEAGGRDQLLRDIILLFDRHEIRNGAEGRACNDLMTRLVQEVAAGRSFGVTAGSNAHIAARAGRTATLARCRGREEFLGALRRNQTWVTGDHGRVWGALSEVVKSVPLHRAAAPLLDHCLRRARRTASARRTRRRLDKVDVQKFQEKARSYEPSRRGGTPRTDEAR is encoded by the coding sequence ATGGATCTCGTCACGCTGACCGACGTCGATACCCTGGACGGCTGCCTGCGGTTCCTGGACTCGCATCCCGGCGCCACCGACTTCTTCGTTTCGGAGGAAGCGTTCGCCGTCGAGCCGGTCACGGGGGCCGCGGTCGGCATCCTGCTCTTCGACATCGACGAGGCGCAACACCGGGAGGTGCGGCGCCTGAAGGGTGACCTTCACGACGTCGCCGCGTACGTGCGCTCGGAGGGCATCCTGGCTTCGCTCGGGTCGCTCCTCGGCGTGCTCGAGGCAGGGGGCCGGGACCAGCTGCTGCGGGACATCATCCTGCTGTTCGATCGACATGAGATCCGCAATGGCGCCGAAGGGCGCGCCTGCAACGACCTGATGACGCGCCTGGTGCAGGAGGTGGCGGCGGGGAGGAGCTTCGGGGTCACGGCGGGGAGCAACGCCCATATCGCGGCGCGGGCGGGCCGGACGGCCACCCTGGCGCGCTGCCGGGGCCGGGAGGAGTTCCTCGGCGCCCTGCGGAGAAACCAGACATGGGTCACGGGAGACCACGGGCGCGTGTGGGGCGCCCTCTCCGAGGTCGTGAAGAGCGTCCCGCTCCACCGGGCGGCCGCGCCGCTACTGGACCACTGTCTGAGGCGCGCCCGGAGAACGGCGAGCGCCCGGCGCACCCGCCGGCGGCTGGACAAGGTCGACGTGCAGAAGTTTCAGGAAAAGGCCAGGTCGTACGAACCGTCGAGACGCGGGGGGACCCCGCGGACGGACGAAGCGCGCTGA
- a CDS encoding radical SAM protein, giving the protein MSQAVARIDERTESGAGVRPSPTVTTPAPGPSRAPQAPRPGRPKGFGRYLRPGVLAGMALKGAAHVAWHVFQPLNRRLPYGVKQPKWAPAPLMKSKDRTFPQLGFPRTTDSLCPQCVKDVRETILKGETDWRVLLDGKPGEIKARIVERDGQIWMEKECPRHGRCEDLMAMDADFLRRMERLYPGRDFRMAPDPFHNHGSSTIKYGRGAVLTVDLTNRCNMMCNPCFMDANQVGYVHELTWEDVKQILDNSINVKPRRQMSVQFSGGEPTLSPYFLDAVAYSRKIGYNSVQAATNGIRFAQDIDFARRAKAAGLRLCYLQFDGVTNEANNHRGVGNLFDVKKRAIENLKTAGIDVTLVTTIVNTINDQQVGPIIQFAIDNIDKINAVSFQPVSFTGRDEDIDDETRKRQRYTLSHLAHDVKKQLGYTEPMRDWYPLSASGPFSDLRDQLEGMESEWGSLKCGCHPNCGVGTMLLVNQTTRTAVPFPQILDTDRILQDLKVINDTSRPKPLIVFQFVLSVLRNARFSEMPEGMNLWEMMKIIDGHNGGRLGLAERSRYNWRIMMVAGMWFQDLFNYDFRRTEMCIIPYATQVGEVSFCAYNTGVGWRQIVEKMFSSHSTAQWFKEKGRHPIFAAGKHVPLGPGPETEAAIPVVSEIQAPGRSAPVSVGPAPAVLHAASGEAAGCGTGCGCH; this is encoded by the coding sequence ATGAGCCAGGCTGTGGCCCGGATCGATGAGAGGACCGAATCCGGGGCGGGCGTCCGCCCGTCCCCGACCGTGACAACTCCCGCTCCCGGGCCGTCCCGGGCGCCTCAGGCGCCACGCCCCGGCAGACCCAAGGGCTTCGGCCGGTACCTCCGTCCCGGCGTCCTGGCCGGCATGGCCCTCAAGGGGGCGGCTCACGTCGCCTGGCACGTCTTTCAGCCGCTCAATCGCCGGCTGCCCTACGGCGTCAAGCAGCCGAAGTGGGCCCCGGCACCGCTCATGAAGAGCAAGGACCGGACCTTCCCGCAGCTGGGGTTCCCTCGCACCACCGACTCGCTCTGCCCGCAGTGCGTCAAGGACGTCCGCGAGACCATCCTCAAGGGAGAGACGGACTGGCGCGTCCTCCTCGACGGGAAGCCGGGCGAGATCAAGGCGCGCATCGTCGAGCGGGACGGACAGATCTGGATGGAGAAGGAGTGCCCGCGGCACGGCCGCTGCGAGGACCTGATGGCGATGGACGCGGACTTCCTGCGCCGCATGGAGCGGCTCTACCCGGGGCGGGACTTCCGCATGGCACCGGACCCGTTCCACAATCACGGGTCGTCCACCATCAAGTACGGCCGGGGGGCCGTGCTCACCGTCGACCTGACGAACCGCTGCAACATGATGTGCAATCCGTGCTTCATGGACGCCAACCAGGTGGGATACGTGCACGAGCTGACCTGGGAGGACGTCAAGCAGATCCTGGACAACTCCATCAACGTGAAGCCGCGGCGCCAGATGTCCGTCCAGTTTTCCGGGGGGGAGCCGACGCTGTCGCCGTACTTCCTGGACGCCGTGGCGTACTCCCGCAAGATCGGCTACAACAGTGTCCAGGCGGCCACGAACGGCATCCGCTTCGCGCAGGACATCGATTTCGCGCGGCGCGCCAAGGCGGCGGGATTGCGGCTGTGTTACCTTCAGTTCGACGGCGTCACCAACGAAGCCAACAATCACCGCGGGGTCGGCAACCTGTTCGACGTCAAGAAGCGGGCCATCGAAAACCTGAAGACGGCCGGGATCGACGTCACCCTGGTCACCACCATCGTCAACACGATCAACGACCAGCAGGTGGGGCCGATCATCCAGTTCGCCATCGACAACATCGACAAGATCAACGCCGTGTCGTTCCAGCCCGTGTCGTTCACCGGCCGGGACGAGGACATCGACGACGAGACGCGCAAGCGGCAGCGCTACACGCTGTCCCACCTGGCGCACGACGTCAAGAAGCAGCTGGGCTACACGGAGCCGATGCGCGACTGGTACCCGCTGTCGGCTTCGGGCCCGTTCTCCGACCTGCGCGACCAGCTCGAAGGCATGGAGTCGGAGTGGGGCTCCCTGAAGTGCGGCTGCCATCCGAACTGCGGCGTCGGCACGATGCTCCTGGTCAATCAGACCACCCGCACCGCGGTGCCGTTCCCCCAGATCCTCGACACCGATCGGATTCTCCAGGACCTCAAGGTCATCAACGACACGAGCCGCCCGAAGCCGCTCATCGTCTTCCAGTTCGTCCTGTCGGTCCTGCGGAACGCGCGGTTCTCCGAGATGCCCGAGGGCATGAACCTCTGGGAGATGATGAAGATCATCGACGGCCACAACGGCGGACGGCTCGGCCTGGCCGAGCGGTCACGCTACAACTGGCGCATCATGATGGTCGCCGGGATGTGGTTCCAGGATCTGTTCAATTACGATTTCCGGCGCACGGAGATGTGCATCATTCCGTACGCCACGCAGGTGGGGGAAGTCTCCTTCTGCGCCTACAACACCGGCGTGGGCTGGAGGCAGATCGTCGAAAAGATGTTCTCCAGTCACAGCACCGCCCAGTGGTTCAAGGAGAAGGGGCGCCACCCGATCTTCGCGGCCGGCAAGCACGTCCCGCTCGGACCGGGCCCGGAGACCGAAGCGGCGATCCCGGTGGTGTCGGAGATCCAGGCCCCGGGACGGAGCGCCCCCGTGTCCGTCGGTCCCGCTCCGGCGGTCCTCCACGCGGCCTCGGGCGAGGCGGCCGGCTGCGGCACGGGGTGCGGCTGCCACTGA